A part of Aspergillus flavus chromosome 5, complete sequence genomic DNA contains:
- a CDS encoding Cyanovirin-N: protein MSSFAESSRDVRIENRGPETWLVCEAQAEDGSWQPAEINLDDVIGNDDGWFSRDTTGFTQSADDITFEFRGSEPWLEAELPTRDGGSRGRQGINLGLHITNNDGNLEWYVSIEIYHPGH, encoded by the exons ATGTCGTCTTTCGCCGAATCCTCCCGAGACGTCCGTATCGAAAACCGGGGACCTGAAACCTGGCTCGTTTGCGAGGCCCAGGCAGAGGATGGATCGTGGCAGCCCGCCGAAATCAACCTCGATGATGTAATCGGCAACGACGATG GCTGGTTCAGCCGCGATACCACCGGATTTACCCAGAGCGCCGATGATATCACTTTCGAATTCCGTGGTTCCGAGCCTTGGCTCGAGGCCGAGCTGCCAACGCGTGATGGTGGTAGCCGTGGACGTCAGGGCATCAATCTCGGACTCCACATTACCAACAACGACGGTAACCTGGAGTGGTATGTAAGTATTGAGATCTATCATCCGGGTCACTAA